ttttatatttttaacctCTTGTtgcaaaattaaaacaaagaaaaagaaataaattaaagtcTGTTAAAATTTTCCCAATAACAGTTTTTTTCgttcttcaaaaataataacaaacaaaaaaaaatcaatcaTCTAAtccaagaaaaaaattacaggTGAagtgttatttttaatttttttgtattttcttaagaatcaataatattcaaatgctatttttaaatgtttagaaacattttaaaaaatataatcagATTATGGGtcgaatattttttttgttcataataaagaaattgaaatttaaaaattttctgtACATGGTTGAGGTATTATTTACCacattatttaattttatcttgTTTATATCTCCAAgtaaattttctagaatAGATTTtgctataaattttttctctttATTTTACCACTACAAAAATAGACATAAACAGATGAATAAAAAGGAGAATCAGTCGAATAACTACGGGAGGTCGAGAAGAAACTTACCCCCTCTCAAGAGGATGGAGTATTACCCACACGGGaatacaaataattataatttaactAAAACGAATTTAAAACCGGGAGAAGCATTCTTGAATgatatttacaatatggCCATCTCCTTATGGAAACACCACAATGGTATAAAAGGAACTAATAATAATACAATACATAggtatttaatatataactCTACTTTTAAaggatttttttgttttattttttatttacccCAACAACATTTCGTTTTGATCCTTCAAAAAAGTATGCTTATAAattgttatttataaattgtttGAACCTAGTTACATAATCTTACATATAGctttaagaaaataaaatgggAATTATTGGATAATAACAAGTTTACgtctatataaataaatttaacacTTTTACTCACATTTCTTCGtaagaatattattttaatatttacaagCAGTTTCAGACAAgtataaagaaaaacattattatttaaacattttttatttatcatcttTCTAATGTTTATAAACTTTAGTATttaatcatatatatacattttGGGGTTAAAATATCAGATGTAGATTTCTTAACAGTagtttttttgataaattatatcaaagacaaactaaaaaatatctatgTAAAACATTaagtcaaaaaaaaaatgtacgcaagaaataatatatatttttctgagactttaattataacaaattaaagatttttaagtaCAATTGAGAATTTTTCGAcacaaattttatatttagaaaatactTTGGCTCCCAATGCAAATAACATCCTTTAATTGTTAAGTAGAGtcctttttatattataagtaGTTCATATTGTTTGATAGGTAGTTTTAGAATGTGGTAAAAGAATGATTGATTTAGATAGGCAAGCcgaataattttaaaatttatctaaaGTACGtgtaaaagtaaaaatgtTGGCAGAAAAACTGAAgttgaaaaattattaatcgAAGAAATAAGTACCATAGgagaataaatttaaggggtttttgtttttatatgttaaaattgtcataaaaatatgcgGGGAAGAAGAATATTTAGGATGTTTCTGTTTCTTTTGATTTATTCCTATTGAATGTGATTCTATTACCACTGCTCCTACTTGGCAGGCttgtttatattaaaataatattctaAAGAACACAAGATGATATTACACAGAGCTTTCCGTTGtataacaaaataattttgtatatataaatactaaATCAGGCAGATGAGggaattctaaaaaattccaTAGTCAAAATATGTGGATCTCTATgcattatttaaatttttaactttttttatgatataaaGATCTTATAATGTAATTTAACATTCCAAAAAAAGtctgttttatattatttatttttttataactgtGTTCTTCTTTGATTGTATAAAAGagcattttataaaattttgaatcgtattttttttaccataGGTTTCTTCAAACTTTCTAAAAACAGAATGTATTACATTTATTGACttaaaagtttaaaatatatataatttcctatgcttataaaataatttaaaaacctAATTTGTAAGACATGAAAATTGAACTATTTTAACAGATAATGGTATAAAACCCAAACaactttattttgaatatcACAATGTTGCCAgttctttaataaaaatatattcattttttaatcgtCTTTTGCtaattaataattcaaGGCAGTATTGTCAGCAACTGATCATTGTAGTGGGTCTTCAGAAACAAATTATactgttttatttaaataaagagCATCTTGTAGTTAATTGCTAATATACGATAATTAGTatctatatttaaatactaTCACTTTTAAATTGCCCCGTTCAGTTTTGTTccaaaatcaaaattaatcctgaaataaaaaaaattataacaGATTTCTTTTggataaatttcttaaattaaGTTTATCgttagtattttttatatataatgatatttttgctttaatttttaagtcATCAAGCTATAAAGTAAAACCATTACCTGCTATTGAGTAAAAAATGAGAAACCTtgtacaaatttttaatcaaCAAAATGctttcatttatatttggcacattaaaattaacaGTTATAAacttattctttttttttctataatgtACTAAAgcttaaataattatattggATTTCGTTAAatcatgtttttattatttgcGTTAACGTTTTACATTTACATATAACAAGGTAGAACATGAGATTTCTTAAGAAAATtagcatttttattattaatatgcACTAAACTTTTTCAAATGAGTTTATCAGATTACTAATTCGTTTTTTTAGAACTTTTCTGCCAACACATAATCCAATATTTACTCTTTTTTGTACATATCTAAAcactaaaatttttttttgattctatgatttttatttctatttgTTAAATTTGTCAGATATATATTATAGCTTTCAGCacatataattatattttttgttccAGATAGTTTGATATTACATTTAACTAAAATTTCAACGTAAAAAAATCAGTAATGAcgtattaaaaattatacgaTACAATCTTCTTTAGCTTTTTACGAatatactttatttttatggattatttttatatagtcGATCGATTTATACTGTGATGTTATAGAGAGTTTGTAATTATAGCAAGCAAAGACTTCGAATACtcataataattttatacattaataaaagtaacatttatatatttgccacttttcaatatatacttaatttataaaaaacttaaaaatagcaaatttaaataaatatagtatacataaaaattttttcttttatttatttcatcAGTTTACGacattatatatttatctaAATAATATGAACAATCTTCAATCATTTATTGTGTACAACCCAAGGTTGATTTCTTCGGTTTTGATATTTAGAACGAACTGATATCTATTGTAAACTTGCTTCTTATTAATTGTTATCATTTATCAACTAGATGTTTTATGTATCTTTTTAGATATtacataatataaaattttttaaaaaccaaattccaataaaattttaaatattacaaaaactGAGTACAAGAAATTCTTGATGTTTATAGTACGTAGAACATTAAATTTGATCAAAATtcgatttttttctattttatgTGTTAAAAGCATAATATTGTGGCTGTAACTTAAGCTCAAACAGGGCCTAAATGATgcttaaatatttctaaatatgataaataatatttaccccgtcttatataaatagaaaatgaagaaagTAAGAAAAGCAAATTgcaacaaatatattttggaaTTGTctaattttcttataatatattgGTAAAAATTCTTCATTTGTCATGTAAGATATACTTTAtagatattatatttcaaaattcaAATACATATGAAATGGTGCTATTATATTAAGTGAAATTTAAGGATTTACTAATAATGCTAATAATTATAGtatgtattttttgcaTACATAGTTTAGCATATGTATTAATTCGAGAATATAATAGCTTTAAAATTACTTGTATTGTGTACATACTAACATAATGGCGacatgtaaaattttttgcttcaataaaattatgtaaGTAAAGacttttttcatatataCTGTGCAAAActtattcataaaaatttaatttcataGTTTCTATGACTAATTGGATGCATATTTAAGATTTTGGTAACCCTCTCTTTTTTCAGtaatctatttttaaagttcaAATATTGATGAGAAAGTTGTGATGATAATATCAATTTCTACTAAAATCTCTTTTTAgcttataattttttgataataaacATCATATtatctatataaaaattagtcaattcaaatttaaaaaagtattgCGATAGAATATTTGGTAAATACATctcaataataataaattctttaaaaaaacattagtCTACATTATATCAAATACGACttttaatcttttataaaacgTGATAATTAAGTTTTGTCCTATTTTAattactataaataaatatgaaatattagGAGTTATGTGTCTAGGAATATTATTATCCTAGAAATTGCATCTAAGTTCtgtttaatatatattgtaagtttatattttgatatttgatatatttatgcaaaattcaatttgtatgaattaaatttagacTTTAAAACGTAAAAGgtattttacataaaataattatagatttaaaacatctgatttaaattttaaatattaatctGCTCTAATGCAATAATTACAATTTTAACTTACCATGTGCTGCTTTTTCTGCAAAATTTCATAGAAAAATCTTGATGTCTCATAGGACATTCAAAATGTAATGTTATAGCTAATTTacattctaaaaaatctattttaaGTAAGATTAATGAAGCACGTAAtacaaattaattattttacaatgcacatatattttaatgtcTAACTCCGCCGTGTTTActaatttttagataaatagtttttgtataatctttttatttcgaTTAAGTTTTTCAagatcttcttttttaaaatatatctataaataatatatcataCAAGATTAGGTTTTTGTTCTGTGTTTGGCTTAAAAATTGCTCTGTGAAATTATCCTTTGCTTTGAACTATGGGCCATATTCAAGAagattcataaaaaaaaatttctttgaCAACAATATGATTTGATATGTTTATGGTCAATACATTTAGACTTTGCATTCTTACAAAACATAAATGCCTTTTATTGTGAACCTGATgcatattattttattttaattaaataaattctaaatattGGTGTAGatcaatattttctttgcTCGatgtttaaaatcaaacgaaaaataaatgaacatttacataaaatataagatTATCTTACTTATTGATCTCAGATGTATTCTTAcgtaatttaatataatgcTGCATAATAAATATCACTATCACAagtaaatctaaaattttatattaagcTATAAATCATTATCACTTAATGAATTAAAATACtatttataattgtaaGAATTGCATATGAATTTGTAATTATACTTATTTTATTGGTCAGAAATGCAATGTAAGTAATATAATTGAAAGCTTTTCACTTAAAACCTGaaaagagaaaaaaaatatttccattttaaaattaaggttatatttttatataatttaccaaaaatttatacaattaatataatgatCATCAAACAATAtcagtaaaaaaaaattacgtTTATTCAATCTTAAGTTTTGTCAAGATATTCATAAGAATTTTCTTACATCTACCCATACATATAAtgttcttaaaaaaattatgtgcCAACTAATAAATTCCAAACGCTGATTGTTTGTTCATATTGTAGtatgtatatttatatagtttattttagtataatttttgacTTACTAATCACATTTACAAGTTAAGTCACAATTTCTTCTGGCAGTTTCCGGAGTTCCTTCTAAAATCCTATATTGGGCTCTTGAATGCCCTTTCTAATCAGCCATGCTCATGTCTGATTGACATAGTATGACTTTTTTAAAGTCATTTAATCATTCttgttaaaattaaaatgtaatataCCGAATTACTTTatatagataaaatttaaattttacaaaaaatgtCGTAATATGTTTTGAAGGATGCTATGCCGATTTTTATGCTTTATATACatttaacaaaattaacAATCACACTGTTCATAAAAGGCATTCACAAGTTTATGTATtctaaaatactttttgaATTGaatattatgtttattcaataataattttttgagaCTATTCAAAATAAGCCATATCGAAATTATAAAGGCAGAGACAAAGAAAATCTTGCCAAAAAAGTTATAATCTATGTATATAATCAAAGAGAAATGATGTGAGTACAAATTTAGCAAAgtattgaattttaaaacaattagTGGGGATTGTTGTATTTTCTAATGCAAATTTTGGtagttttatatattataataatatagagTAGTTTTGTTTTCAGCACTCAATAACTTTAAGTGAAAATTGTCTTTTCCTTTgttttaagaaattaaaaatacaaatatctATCGGTAGGAAAATTAATCGAAAGATAGCTTGGTAACATGctgaatatttattgttattaataatactTCATGTAAGATATTATGTACTTTCTATCTCAAAAAAGTTtcgttaaatttatatatatatccgTCATGTTGTAATATACCTTTCTCAATAAAATACTTCACATGTAATCTACTATTTAGTGAGGAAACTGATTAGATCATTGAACCGTATTCTATTTCACAtcaacaaaattataaagactGGAAAAACTATcatatcataaaattttttatagtttttgaAGTAAAACaagaatttaatatttaattaaaattgtgttctaaaaatatttgatttttgatttattttattaaactttgcattttttttaaaataacttaacacaatttatatatttctaaatataaaacagtcaataaatatctatattatttgttctAAACAGAACCTATaataaacaagaaaaaacGATACATAAATAGTaaggtttttttatatgattaAATTCCTCaaatgattatttttacgaTTAACAATAACATGTTTAAACCTTATGTatgataataattttatatttattcgTTTCGAAcaagttaaaaaaaaaaactatgatttaataattagatGTATATAGgtattagaaaaatattatagcttgcatattaaaatttgttgCAACCGAATTAGATAGCCTAAAATTTGTTACTCaatcaaaatttctaaatatgctaaaagtatttttcaTCAATTCACTTTTTCTATTTAACGACAGCTTAATGAGATTAgaattcttatttttatcttattGGTGTaagttcaaaaaaaaataattttaaccTTGTTTGATAATTCAGGTACATGACATCTGTCAAAAATCTCGTTATCGAATATGttgcaaaaatttttaaaaaataattacctataacaaaaataaaaattgtataaaaaacaaatgtaATTAACTTTTGAGCATTACAggaatgaaaaaaataatataaacaaaaaaagttaGATTAATGTAATAAGAGAGTTCCAcgtaatattaaatttttatttatacagTAAAGTCAAATAtagttaattttttagatacGCTTTCATATCATGAGTAATCAATAGGGTAAATTGTTAATAAGATGTAGTATTTCAAATTGAGCTTGTTAATGTACATGTACTGGAAATTTTTCTCAACAGAAAAATTTTCACCTTGTTTTcaatctttttaatttcataaaatcgaataattttttataagtttcTATGCTTTTATTTAGTgtatagaaaattatagCTGAGTTATTTCGAGGTTGTTTTTAAACtacgaaaaaataataacttTAAATTAcgattttatataaatatgtattttaGTTTGCCCTACAATATTTAATGtacataaattaaatttttaatcagCTTCaatctaaatttaaaaaataattatagtcttagataaaaattctaacaTTATgctcatttttattttaaagatataaattaaaaaaataagtattTAACACCTCTCAAACtgtttataaacaaaatttttaattcaagTATAAACATCACGATTTTTTGGTTAAATATAgccaatttaataaaacatttgaGCCATAATAACATATAACAGTATTTTGCTTgtgatttaattttagagATCAAATATGTTCTTaactaataattttattttataacatAAAAGTTGTTTATCAATTTACTCATAGTcggaataaaaaatatctacaAGCGTCAACTTTAATACGTATTGACATATCTCAATAgacaaataataatatttaaaaaatttttagaaaagggaataaatttatataagttCTGTAATATTTTCTGTATAAAACGATCTAATAGTTACTAtgtaattaattaaaacgattttactattttattttgttttttcgttttttttttactaccAAATTTTGCACATTTGACATTCGTCTTGCTTTACAATATATCGTGAAAAGTAGTATAGGACTTAAGTCATGCTTAGGGGCctttttatgatataaatattcatttactggtgatattttttcactttgtcttttattttgaaaccATACAGTGATAGTCttaagatttaaatttagcATAAAAGCTAAATCGATTTTTGTTTGATAGGAAGGATACATTGTTATGTTATACACCTCGCTTAAAGTAAATGTTTGTATTTTGGATTTCTGTTTTCTTTTAGTATGAGAACTTTCAAatccattttttaataaacataatCCCAATGCAGCTTGAATTTTTAGTTcttcttcaaaaatattgttcATAGCCCCGAATTAAAAAGTacgttttttattatattaaaaattaataagattgttctaaaaaaataattaattgaaatattaatttcacATTTAAAGTAATTAGAAAGTATTTGTGTCTTTATACTGatcatttattataaattaaatacaaatttatattaaaattagactttactataaaattGTTGGTTAAACAATATGTCAAtcagttttattttttttttattcttattaaaaaaaattacaaatcaGATAGATCTTAgttttatcattttataGTGCctcttaaaaataaaaaaaataattaagacaattttgtttgtaatcttaacaaaataacaaaataaaatgtaaaaaactTTCATCGTGGCTTCattgtaaattaaaaatgcaaaaaaatatgtctctataaatttctaacgaaattttaaattagatGTAAGTTTtatgttaaaataaaagttttttatattttatgttattGGTCTTGTGAATTAATCGTATGGCACCAACATCGTTAAGATTTATGCTTTTAGCAATATTCTATCAAAATAGTGGTTTATGTTCAAAATTTCTCATAtgtgatattttttcatacgAAGAAATCTATGTTGTTTGTTGTTCAACAAAATTCAAATAGATTTTGAATAGACTATATAAAGTTCAATAAGTATAAATACTATGTTGAAAATGCAAAAGTATgcttttatataattaataacaattaagtaaaaaatatataatttatcaattatCACAACATCTGATTATATACGTAATTGCAAAATAGAGTATTAATGTACCTATAGTCTACTTTTTCATATTAATTATGtgttatattatttgtatataattcattttctaattttaagacaaaatatataatatttaaaaattgaatttttctcacattgttgttttttataaaattagaaattttaaattttaaaagcttAACATTACATAATCGATTCGTACATTTGAAAATTCAAACTCTCCCGTAAACAATACAATATGAGTTTTTATTGAACTAAATATACATGATTTACAATGATACGGGACTATATTATTCgaaagtaaaaattataatcaaTTGATAATTTAgcttaaaaaaagttttctTGTAAATGTATTAGCAATATATAACcgttatatttttgagcgaaaacaaatttaaggggaaaattttcaaaaataaaaatctaaaattgaCAGCcatcataaatttaaaaattcttgatTTGATCTTATTTAGAAATGAGACATTTAAATAAACTTATAAGTATCCTGATAAAAAACCAACTTATTAAAGTTATATACTCCAGAATGTGgtaaagaaaagaaaaatgatCCTAGTCTCggttttattattaacatATTATGGCTTTACAAAATGTCTAAAGAACCATTTTAATgtcaaattataaaaaaatgaatttacacatgttcttaaatataaatatctaaaaaattattttcgcAATTATCTTGTTTTGGCttaaaagtttattttaaatgtgTTTGTATGTGGTACTGTTTGGgtaaattgtattttaaaaagcGTTTTAGATCATTTATTACATTACATTAACTTTCCATTGgcatattaattatattattgaaGATTCGTTTAGTATTGTATCTGTTTATCCAAAATGTGCATCTTAAATAGACGATTACgtaataaaatgtttctACAATGGAAATCAAAATACAAATTGTAAATCTTTTAGATATGAATACCTAAAAGCCAAATTGCAGAGTAATAATTGATGGTGTAAGTTGACCAAAGATAGAGTATAAAttaatgtaaataaaaaatttaaaaaagttttttaaagaaaatgaaattttaaaagttatTTTGATACTGATACAATTGgatttagtaaaaataataccaATACAGAATTAGATGACAACAAAAAACTTGTTCTACCTAAGATTAAGTATTGCAACGCTATCAAATTCGATATCAAACAGAAAATTCCATTCAAATATGTTCAGGACAGAAGCTTCTGATGATGACGTCGATACTAAGCGTACCCCGCGACGGCTTCATCTAATCTAATAACagttgtatttttatatattattccGTTTTTTATTGCCGTTAAAATTATtcttacaaaatttttaagagtATACACCCTAAAAATgttataaatgaatttttagtaGTACTGATTTGTATAGTATTAAAGCAAAGCAAATCATGATTACGTATAATGgtatcataaaattatgatATTCATAATTCAGTTTGTTTaacttattaaaataaattgtaCTTTTTGCAAACACTTGTAACGACTTTTCAGTACATCCATTGTGATCTTTACCGTAGTATCGTTCgattttatcaaatatgtcataattatatgaaaagaagatacaattttattttaaatctgGTTGCTTGCCTTCTGCAAACTGCAATTagtagtaaaaaaataagaatttttttttgaactaCAATATGTGTATTCTGAAAATATAGTAAAAGCACCTGATTTAAATTCTATAGGTcttattttgatttatttttagtcTTTCATATATTCGAAACCATCTGACATTTAATTGACAtttgtaattattttttgatctCCTTTCTAGTATGTTTAATTCTAATTTGCTGGTTGTTGAAATTGATATAAGACAtttatctattttttttgtgaaaTACTATAATAATTTCTCTACTAACGAAACAAAAGCAGAAACTAACATTTTGTTTCATCTTAAAACATTATGGTATTTGGgaaaatgatttaaacCATAATGacacatttttaaataaaattatcgAATTAATAACTCATAATAAAGTGAATATTGCAAAACACAGACAAATCACAGGATTCTATTCTTGatacaatattaaaaataaggttttttaaatattcataaGATAgaacaatattaatataacaTTTTCTGACATATATGCTTgctttaaataaattttaatcataatatataaatctGAAACTTTACAACATTTATGGTTTTTCacctttttattttttaagtatatTATAGGAAAAGAAAACATAAATTGTTTCTTAGGCTATTCTGtttgttgttttaaaatttatatagatGATAGACTggtacaaatattttatataagatCACAATTGATATTAAACTGTATAAATTTCggttatttttcatattttacatatatttCAATGGTTTAACGTATTTCAAAAACGAGCAATAACGAATCAATTAATAACTTATTAGctaatattgtttttaaaatttattaaaaaaatatttagtttTAAATTACTATTGCAGACATACTAATATGTCTTTAAAGTAGTTatagaatttattaatcatatatattatttatatctcTTGTAAATGTCATAAGATGACtcaaattaattttgtgTCATATATATTCCATTAAAAAACAGCCCTAATGTATTTGCAATTTCTAATGTATGTTGTTTGGGGATATTCTTGGCTGTCTTTATTTGttgaatataaagaaaattctATATGTGATGTATATATAGGTGTTACAAGCTATGCTAGCcgtttaaaaaacttacaTATTACTCTCCTTAAagacaaatattttaaagctGATGCCCGAAATATGAGGGAATTTATAGATAATGTACAACTGTCGATGGCAAGTAACGGAAGTAATTTATATCTAGTAAATAAACAGGAATATGATGAAATCAGAATAGCATCAtctatattaaattacaatgattctgttaaaaaattctctCAAAGtgagaaatattataaatatacaattaaCTTGTTGGATGGAAggacatatttttttgcaattgTTTTAGAAAGAGCGAATAATGGACCTATATCCCTTACGTATAcacaaatatttaattttgatgGTAAATTTCGATGTGGTGAGCTTTACTTACAAAAAGTTCCGTTTTATATAGATAAAATTCCGACTAGTACAAATGTAAATCACATTCTTGATACAAACAAAAGTAATAGTTTGGAAAATAGTCATAAGACTGCGAAGCAAAATAATAGTTGTAAAAATactaaacaaaataataatcataTGAATGCTGAACCGAAAGATAATCTTGATAAGAATCTAAGGAACTCGGGCCTTGAAAATGATCTTGAGATTAAATCTCCTGATATGAATACTGCAGACGAAACTGCCAATAATAATCCTACGAACAAAACTGCTTGCATGAATCTTACTAACTCTGGACTTGATAGTAATCTTGCAAACGAAAAAGCAGATAAGAATCTTACTAACTCTGGACTTGATAGTAATCTTGTGGACGAAAAAGCTTATAAGAATATAAGTAACTCTggatctaaaaatattcttgaGAACGAAACTCCTGATATGAATATAAGTAACGCGGTACCTGATAATAATCTCGAGAACAAAGCTCcagatataaatattgtgGACGAATCTTCTGATAATACTTTTACAAAGAAAACTCCTGATAATAATCTTGTGAGCGAAACTCCTAGTGAAAACCTAAGTAACGTGGGACTtgataatatatttgagAACGAAAAActtgataataaaaaattaattagcTCTGGATCTAAAGGTAAACATGGAAATAACGAAGATGGTTCAAAAGACGATCCAAATGACAATGATAGTAAACTTTTTAAGTATTGTCTATTTTATATCGTTTTCGTAGTATTATTAGCTTTTTccgtattttttttacaaaaaaaaaataaaaa
The genomic region above belongs to Vairimorpha necatrix chromosome 3, complete sequence and contains:
- a CDS encoding homeobox domain-containing protein 1, with the protein product MNNIFEEELKIQAALGLCLLKNGFESSHTKRKQKSKIQTFTLSEVYNITMYPSYQTKIDLAFMLNLNLKTITVWFQNKRQSEKISPVNEYLYHKKAPKHDLSPILLFTIYCKARRMSNVQNLVVKKKRKNKIK